The Iamia sp. SCSIO 61187 genomic sequence AGCTGGCCGACCGCGACCCCGACCTGGCCGAGGCCTACGGCTTCTCGTCGACGGAGGCCTGATCGTGACGAACGACGCTGAACTCCGTCCCCGTCGGTCCGTCCTCTACATGCCGGGCGCCAACGAGCGGGCCCTCGAGAAGGCCAAGGGCCTCCCGGCCGACGCCATCATCTTCGACCTCGAGGACGCCGTCGCCCCCGACGCCAAGGCCGAGGCCCGCGACCGGGTCTGCGCCGCCGTCGGCTCGGGCGAGTACGGCGGCCGGGAGCTGACCATCCGGGTCAACGGCCTCGACACCGAGTGGCACACCGACGACCTGGCCGCGGCAGCAGCCGCCGGCCCGGCCGCGGTGGTCGTCCCCAAGGTCGGCTCCGTCGCCGACGTGCACGCCATCGAGAAGGGCCTCGAGTCCGCCGGAGCTCCCGACCACACGGCCATCTGGGCGATGGTCGAGACGCCCGCCGCCATGTTGGGCGCCCTCGACATCGCCTCGGCCTCGGAGCGCCTCACCGTCCTGGTCATGGGCACCAACGACCTGGCCAAGGAGCTCCACGCCGAGCACGTGCCGGGCCGCCAGCCGCTGCTCACCGGCCTGGGCCTGTGCCTGCTCGCCGCCCGGGCCACCGGGAAGGTCATCCTCGACGGCGTCTACAACGACATCAAGGACCCGGAGGGCTTCGAGGCCGAGTGCGTCCAGGGGCGCCAGATGGGCTTCGACGGCAAGACCCTGATCCACCCGAGCCAGCTGGAGCCGGCCAACCGGGTGTGGGCCCCGGCCGAGGACGCCGTCGCCGACGCCCGGGAGCTGATCGCCACCTTCGAGGAGGGCGTCGCCGCCGGCAAGGGCGTCGTCACCCACAACGGCCGCATGATCGAGAACATGCACGTCGACAACGCCCGCCGCCTGATCGCCCTGAGCGAGGCGATCGCCGCCCTCGACACCTGACGCGCACACGTCGCCCCGCAGGCGGTGTGCCTACGCGGCGGCCTTGGCGTTGTGGCCGAGGGTGGTGGCGGCGGCGCGGCCGTCGAGGAGGTACTGGGCGCCGGTGAAGAGGGTCAGCCCGACGGCGACCCACAGGGTGGCGTCGGCCAGCGTCGGGTGGTCGACGGTCCACGGCAGCAGGGCGAAGGCCACGGCGAACTCCTGCACGACCGTCTTGACCTTGGCCAGCGGGCGGGCGGGGACGGCGAGGCCGGATCGCCCCAGCCGGGTCCGGTAGGCGGAGATCGCCAGCTCACGGATGGCGATCAGCACCACCGGGAACCACATGAAGCGGCCCGCCGCGACCAGGGCGACGAGCGCCCCGAGCACCAGGACCTTGTCGGCCAGCGGGTCGAGGAACGCCCCCGAACGGGTGGTCCCGTGCTTGCGGGCCAGGTGCCCGTCGACGCCGTCGGTGAAGGCCAGGACGGTCCACATGGCGAACGCACCCCACGAGGAGGGCTCCCGCACCACGAGGACCAGCAGGGCCGGCGAGAAGAGGAGGCGGATGATGGTGACGGCGTTGGCCGGCGTCAGCAGCGCCGAGGGGCCGTAGCGGTCGACGTCGAGGAGGATCGGCTCGGGTCGCGGCTTCATGGCTGATCCCCCTTCATGATCCGTCGATCCTGCCACTCGGGCACGGCCAGCACTGCCCTCCGACCGGCTGTCACACCCCCGGGTTACCTTCGTCCCGTGCAGAACGGTCTCTACCTGGCCCCCTTCGCCGAGATGTCCGAGCCCGCCGCCGTGGTCGAGGTGGCCCGGGCCGCCGAGGCCGCCGGGTGGGACGGCCTGTTCCTGTGGGACCACGTCCTGCGCCCCGTCGACGAGGTCACCGACATCGCCGACGTGTGGATCACCCTGGCGGCGGTGGCGGCGGCGACCGAGCGCATCCGGCTGGGCCCCATGGTCACGCCCCCGTCGCGCCGCCGCATCGGCCCCCTGGTCCGCCAGACGACGACGCTCGACCGGCTGAGCGGCGGGCGCCTCATCGTGGGCCTGGGCCTCGGGGTCGACAGCGGCGGCGAGCTGACCCGCTTCGGCGAGGTCATCGACCCGCGTACCCGCGCCGCCATCCTCGACGAGAGCGCCGAGGTGCTGGCCGCCGCCTGGGCCGGCGAGCACGTGGTCCACCGGGGCGAGCACCTGACCGTCGACGGGGTCACCTTCGCCCCCCGGCCCGTGCAGCAGCCGCGCATCCCCCTCTGGTTCGCGGCCCGCGGGTCGGCGCTGCGCCCGGTGCGGCGGGCGGCCCGCTACGACGGCCTGTTCCTGATCGAGGCCACGGTCGAGGACCTCGAGCGGGCGCAGGCCGAGGTGCGGGCGGTCCGGGGCGGCCTCGACGGGTTCGCCATCGCCGTCAGCGTGTCCCCGCTCGACGACCCGGCCCTGCGCGACGTGCCCGGCGTCTCCTGGGCCATGCACTCGATGGCTCCCGTCGAGACGCTGGCCGACCTCCTCGAGATCGCCACCGCCGGCCCGCCCTGATCAGGAGGAGAGCCGCTCCTCGTGGACCGGGTCGAGGAAGGCCCGACCGCCGGGGGTCCGCCGGGACCGGGCGAACGTCACCGTGGCGGCCCGCCCGTCGAGGACCAGGGTCGCCAGCCCGTTGCCGAACCACGGTCCGCCCGTCAGCGACCACCGCACCGGGTCCCGGCCCGGCGCCGCCGTCAGCCGGACGATCCTCGCCCCCCAGGCGCCCACCCGGCTCGAGGCCAGCTGGAGCTTGCGCCGCAGCCCCTTGGCCACGCCGTGGCGGAACGGCGAGCTGACCAGCTGGACCACGGCGGTGCTGCCCTCCACCTCGGCCGGGGCGAGGTAGCTGAAGTGGACGTCGCCGGACAGGACGAGGGCGGTGGCCGGCGCCGGGCCCTCCTCGCCGGAGCCGACCGATCGGAGGAGGGCGGCGAGCTGGTCGAACGAGCGGCCGAAGCTGGGCCAGTGCTCGGTGTCGTTGCCGGCCCGGAAGCGCTCGGCGAAGCGGCGGCCGGGTCGGCCCCACCGGCCGGCGCCGAGGGCCTCGCCCCAGCGCTCCAGGTGGTGCACGCCCACGGGCAGCAGCCACGGCAGCGACGACCCGAGGAGGAGGTGGTCGACGCCGTCGCGGTCGACCCGGCACCGGTCGGCGACCCAGCCCATCTCGACCTCGTCGATGACCGCCCGCTCCCCCTCGACCAGGTGCCGGCTGTTCCGGGTGTCGGCCAGCACGAGGCGGGCGGAGCCGGTGCCGACCAGGTCGCGCGTGGTGCTCCAGCGCTGGGTGGTGGGGTCGGCCCGGTCCAGGCGCCACCCGTCGACCTGGTCGCCGAGGAGGTCGGTGGCGTCGTCGCCGGCGGCCACGGCCAGGGCGAGGACGTCGTCCTCCAGCTGGCTCGGGGTCAGGTTCCCCCAGTGCTGGTAGACCCAGTACGACACCAGCCCGCCGGTGATGCGGGCGTCCCACCACGGCTGGCGGTCGATGTCCTCGAGCCACCGGGCCGAGAGGTTCCAGTCGTCGATCACGTCGTGGTCGTCGAAGATCATCGCCGTGGGGACCGTCGACAGGAGCCAGCGCACCGGGGGGTGCCCCCAGGTCCGGTGGTACACCCGGACGTAGTCGGCCAGGTCGGCCAGGCTCCCCGGCGGCGGGGCGTCGGGCCCGTCGTGCACCGGCGGGTCGTGGACCACCAGGTCGGCGTAGAGCTGGTCGCCGAGCAGGGCCAGCAGGTCGGGCCACTCCCCCACGTCCGTCCCGGCGACCTCGGCGGCCAGGGCCTCCAGGGCGTCGACGCCGTGGCCGGGCTCGGGGTCGTCGGGACCGTGCTCCCAGACGCCGTCGAGCGGGGCCTCGAGCCGGCACGAGCCGAACACGACGCGCAGCGGTCGGGTCGCATCGGCGGTGCGGATCACGCTCGGCGGGTACCCGTCGACGCCGATGCCGGAGCGGGGCCAGGCCTCGGCGCCGTCGAGCGCGACCCGGTAGGGCGTGGCCGTTGCCGGGGGCAGGCCGTCGACGACGACGAGGGCGTAGTGGTGGCCGGCCACGGCGGTGGTCCGCGCCGCCCCGGACGCCTCCCCGGCGGCGACGGTGACCTCGCAGGCGGCGTCGGTCTCGACCCAGACGGTGGCCCGGGCCCCCTCCACGCTGCGCAGGATCGGGCCGAGGACGAGGCGGGGCATCCCCCGATCCTGGCCCACCCCCACGGCCGATGCGGGCTCAGGCCCCCCGGGCCGCCAGACGGCCGGAGATGTCGGCGCACTCCTCGCAGATCGCCTCGGGGACGAGGCCGAGGCGCATCAGCCCGGCGAAGGCCCGGCAGCCGAGGCAGAACCCGAGGACGGACTCGAGGGTGGCGGCCACGGTGACGGCCCCGACCAGCAGCCGGGGGACGACCGACGCACCGGTCACGACGAGCACCGCGACGGCGGTGACGGTCAGGGCCGCGCCGATGCCCTGGGCGAAGCGCTTGGGCGGTCCCGCCGTGAGGCGGGGCTCGACGGGGAGCCGGGGCCGGAGGACCCGGGTGACGAGGCGCCCCCAGGGGCTGAGGGTCGGGCCGGTCAGGACCCGGGCCACGAACCCGTAGGCGAGGACGGCGAGCAGGGGCCACCACCCCATCGCCACGTAGGCGGCGCTGAGGACGACGACGCCGCCGGCCACCATGCGGGCCGACACCTCGTCCACCGGGTTGGGGAAGCCGATCACGCTCACCCGGAAACCTTACCGGGACGATCAGGTATCCACGCCGTCCCTAGGCGCTCGGCGGCTCGGCGGGCGCGCCCTCGGGTCCGGCGGAGGGGCCGGGACCGGGGCCGGACCCGGGTGCGTCGTCGTCGCCCCCGCTCCCGCCGTCGAGCTCCTCGACCGTCATCAGCACCTCGCGGGCCTTGGAGCCGACCGATGGCCCGACCACGCCCCGCTCCTCGAGCAGGTCCATGATCCGCCCGGCCCGGGCGAAGCCGACCTTGAGCTTGCGCTGGAGCATCGACGTCGAGCCCAGCTGGCTCCGCACGACGAGCTCGGTGGCCTGGGCCAGCAGGTCGTCGTCGTCGCCGTCGGTGCCGCCCGACGACGAGCCCCCACCGCCGGAGGATCCGGTGGAGCTGTCGGTGCCGAGGACGGAGTCGTCGTAGACGATCTCGGGCGATTGGCGCTTCCAGTGGCCGGCGACCGCCCGGACCTCCTCCTCGGTGACCCAGGACCCCTGGACGCGGTGCGGCACGGAGGACGACGGGCCCAGCAGGAGCATGTCGCCCTTGCCGAGGAGGCGCTCGGCGCCCTGCTGGTCGAGGATGACCCGGCTGTCGGTGCTGCTGGACACGGCGAACGCCCACCGGCTGGGGACGTTGGCCTTGATGAGGCCGGTGATCACGTTCACCGACGGGCGCTGGGTGGCGATGACGAGGTGGATGCCGACGGCCCGGGCCTTCTGGGCGATGCGGGTGATCGACTCCTCCACGTCGCGGGCGGCGACCATCATCAGGTCGGCCAGCTCGTCCACCACGACGAGGATGAACGGCAGGCGGGGGTAGGTCGGGTCCAGGTCGGTCTCGGGCTGGAGCTCGCCCCGGTCGAAGGCGGCGTTGTAGCCGGTGATGTCGCGGAAGCCGACGGTGGCCAGCAGGTCGTAGCGCCGCTCCATCTCCCGGACGGCCCAGGCCAGGGCGTTGGCCGCCTTCTTGGGGTCGGTGACGACCTCGGTGAGCAGGTGGGGCAGCCGGTTGTACTGGCCCATCTCGACCTGCTTGGGGTCGACGAGGATCATGCGGACCTGGTCCGGGGTGGCCCGCATGAGGATCGACGTCAGCAGCGAGTTGATGCACGACGACTTGCCGGCGCCGGTGGCGCCGGCGATCAGGACGTGGGGCATGCCCGCCAGCCCGGCCATCACCGCCTTGCCGTCGATGTCGCGCCCGACGGCCACGTCGAGCGGATGGGTGGCGGCCCGGGCCTCGGGGCTGGCCAGGATGTCGCCCACCGTGACCAGCTGCTTCTTGACGTTGGGGATCTCGATGCCGATCGCCTGCTTGCCCGGGATGGGGGCGAGGATGCGCACGTCGGGCGTGGCCATGGCGTAGGCGATGTCGCGGTGGAGGCTGGTGACCCGGGCGACCTTGACGCCGGGACCCAGCTCGAGCTCGTAGCGGGTGACCGTGGGGCCGACGGTCATGCCCACCAGCCGGGTCTCGACGCCATGCTCGGCCAGCGCCCGCTCGAGGTGGTGCCCGACCTCCTCGACGGCCTTGCGGTCGACGGCCTGGGCCCCGGCCCGGGTGAGGAGCTTGGCCGGCGGCAGCTTCCACGCCGACGGCTCGGCGCCGGGGCCGAGGTCGATGGCCAGCTGCTCGGGGTCCTCGACGGGCTCGGGCAGCTTCGTCTTGCGGCGCCGGCGAGGGGCGGGGCCGCCACCGGCCTCGGCCTCGAAGTCGTAGATGGCCGGGTCGTCGGGGTCGGCGGCACCGGCCTCGGTCAGGTCGACCACGTCGCCGGGCACGCTGACCTGCGGGGCGGTGATCCCCGTGTCGTCGACCGGGGGGATGACGTCGCCCTTCTCGCGGTTCAGGTGGAAGAGCGAGCCGAAGGCCCGCACCCCCCCGGAGGCGGCGGGCCGGACGCCGGCCACGGCCCGCTGGGCCGCGGTCCGCAGGGTGAGGTCGAGGACGAGCACGACCCCCGCGACGAGAAGGAGCACCAGGACCGCCAGCGCCCCGCTCGTGGCCACGAGGGCCTGCAGGGGCTCGCCGATGAGGGCTCCCACGATGCCGGCCGCGTCGACCAGGTCGTCGCCGGGGCCGTCGATCGCGGGGGCGCCCTGGGCCAGGTGGAGCAGGCCGAGACTGGCCACGCCGAGGAGGACCCCGCCCAGCGCCCGGCGCGCCGGCCCGTGGGCCGCGGCCGGGATCTCACCGGTGTCGGGGTCCGGGACCGGCGGGGGCGCGGTGCGGCCCCGGATGAGCAGGACGCCGGCGACGAGCAGGGCGACGGGGACGAGGACCCGGGCGCCGCCGACGAGGAGGCCGACGAGGCGGTCGGCGCCCCGGCCCACGGGGCCGCCGGTGTCGCCGCCGTAGACGCCCAGGCCGCTCAGCACCGCCAGCAGGATCAGCACCAGCCCGGCCAGGTCGGCCCGGTGGCCCTCGGTCGCCCGCGACGTGGCCCGGGCCACCTTGACCAGGGTGGTGTCGGTCGGCGGGGTCGGGGGTCGGCGCCGGCCGGAGGTCGCCGTCGTGCGGCCCTTGGTCGTCGTGCGGGTGCGCGACGCGGGGGCCTTGCGGGTCGTCGAGGAGCCGGACGAGCGACGGGTCGGCTGGCGCGAGGACCCGCCGCGGCCCTTGGGGCGCGGGCTGCGGTTGGTGGCGGTCACGGTCGACCCAGGCTACCGCCCGACCCCGGCCCGCCCGGGGAGCCCCGGCCGGCCCGGAGGTCAGCGGGGGACGATGCCCGCGGCCCGGGCCGCCACCAGCCAGTCGGGGAACTCCCCGAGGAGGCGGCGGTAGAGCTCGGCGTCGTCGACGGCGTCGATGTCGTCGACGGCGAAGAAGCCGACGTTGTCGACGACCCGCCCCTCCAGCTCGTCGAGCCGCTCCAGCACCCCGTACTTGGCCTTCCCCAGCCCCACGAACTGCCAGAACGCCGGCCGCGACGAGGCGGTCCGCACCAGCTCGGCGATCTCGGCCCGCTTGGCGAAGCCCCCGTCGGTGAAGAACAGGACCAGCGTGGGGGTGGGGTCGTCGGGGCGGATGTCGTCGAGCACGGCCGTCATGATGGGGATCTCGTCGTTGCCGTGGCCGATGGCGTTGTAGTCGACGCCGCCGACGATGCCCTTGAGGTGGAGGTGGGTGTCGGCCCAGGTGTCGAGGTCCGCGACGTGGAGGTCCGGCAGGCGCATGTGGCCCCGGGCGTAGAGGTAGGCCTCGAGGGCGCCGTCGTCGTCGAGCTGCACCGCCACCGGCACCATCCGCTCCACCACCCGGTGGATCGCCTTGGTGGCGTACAGCTCCTTCATCGAGCCGGTCTTGTCGATCACGAGGATCACCCGGGCCCGCTGGGTCGCGGCCCCCTTCTCCAGCAGGACCTTGTGCACCTCCCGCTTGCGGAGGTCGAGCCGCTGGCGCTTCTCCAGCGACACCCTCTCCTCGCCGGGGACCGACCGGGGGCCGTCGGTCGGCGGGGCCGGGGGCGGAGGGGCGGGAGCGGCGGCCGCGGTCGGCGTCGCCGGCTCGTCGTCGGCCACGGCCACGCCGAAGTGGGTGACCAGCGAGGCCAGGCCTTCGGCCCAGCCGGCCGAGACCGAGCGCACCTTCCAGCCGTCGCCGCGCCGGTACACCTCCACCAGGAGGGCGGCCCGCTCGGCGCCCAGGCCCGAGGCCGGGGCGGTGTGGGTCGCGGCGCCGTCGGTCACCGTCGCGCCCAGCCCGGCCACCTGGCCCAGCGGGTGGGCCACGCCGTCGTCGAGGGCGACGGCCACGGCCAGCGTGGTCACGTCGGCCGGCACCGCGGCCAGGTCGACCCGGACCCGGTCACCGCCCACCAGCTCGACCGCCCCCTCGGGCGAGCGGGGCTGGTTGAAGAACACGAGGTCCTCCTCGCGCCGGACCGCTCCTTCGGCGCCCAGCTGGAAGACCAGCAGGTCGACAGTGCCCGGCTGGACCCCGGCCACGGAGATCTCCAGCGGTCCGCCGCTCAGCCCGGTGTTCGCACCCCGCCCGAGGTCCACGGCCGTCCCTAGGACTCCATCACCACGGGGACGATCATCGGCTTGCGGCGCGTGCGGGCGTTCACGAAGCGCCCGGTCGAGCGGCGCACCACCCGGGCGAGGGCCTCCACGCCGCCGGTCGGGTCGTCGACCAGCGCCTGCTCGAGCTCCTTGGCCACGACGGCACGGCACTCGTCGAGCAGATCCTCGGCCTCGGCCGCGTGCACCCAGCCGCGGGTGATGACCTCGGGGCCGACCACGATGGTGGCGGCGTCGAGGTCGACGCCGGCGATGACCACGACGACGCCCTCGTCGGCCAGGACCTTGCGGTCGCGCAGCACACCGTGGCTCACGTCGCCGATGCCGAGGCCGTCCACGTACAGGTAGCCGGCCGGGACCCGACCGGACCGGGTCAGCCCCTGGTCGGTGAGGGTCACCTGATCCCCGTCCTCGCACAGCAGCACCCGCTCGTCGGGGACGCCCATCTGCCGCCCGATGGCGGCGTGGGCGACCATGTGGCGGTACTCGCCGTGGACGGGGATGAACCACTGCGGCTTGGCGATCGAGTGGTACGTCTTGAGCTCGTCGGCCTTGGCGTGGCCCGTGGCGTGGACGTCCTCGACCCCGGAGTGGATCACCTGGACGCCGAGGCGCATGAGGCCGTCGATCACCTTGGTGACGTTCATCTCGTTGCCCGGGATGGGGTGCGAGCTGAGGATCACGGTGTCGTGCTCGTCGAGCTTCAGGAACCGCGACGACTGGTTGGCCATGAGGGCCAGGGCCGACATGGGCTCGCCCTGGGAACCGGTCGAGATCACGCAGACCTTGCCGGGCTCCATGTCGCCGACCTCGTCGATGTCGCGGAGGTGCGAGTCGGGGATGCTGAGCAGCCCCATCTCCCGCGCCAGGCGGACGTTCTTCTTCATCGACATGCCGAGGGTCGCCACCGTGCGGTCGAAGGCGATGGCGGCGTCGGCGACCTGCTGGATCCGGTGGATGTGGCTCGCGAAGCACGTCGTGACGATGCGCCGCCCCTCGTGGGCGTGGAACAGGTCGTAGAGGACCTTGCCGACCGAGGTCTCGCTGCGGCTGTGGCCGTGCTGGTCGGCGTTGGTCGAGTCGGCCAGCAGCAGCCGCACCCCCTCGTCCTCGGCGATGGCGCCGATGGCCGACAGGTCGGTCAGGCGGCCGTCGACGGGCGTGAGGTCGAGCTTGAAGTCGCCGCTGTGGAGGATCACGCCCTGGGGGGTCCCGATGGCGGTGGCGAAGGCGTGGGGCACCGAGTGGGTGACGGGGATGAACTCGCAGTCGAAGGGGCCGAAGCTCCGGCGCTCCCGGTCGCCGACGACGATCATCTCGGTGCGGTCGAGGAGGCCGGCCTCCTCGATGCGGTTCCGGGCCAGGGCCAGGCTCAGGGCGGAGCCGATGATCGGGAACGACAGGTCCCGCAGCAGGAACGACAGGCCGCCGTGGTGGTCCTCGTGGCCGTGGGTGACGATGCAGCCGACGATCTTGTCGCCGCGCTCGCGCAGCCAGGTGAAGTCGGGGAGCACCAGGTCGACGCCGGGCATGTCGGCGTCGGGGAACATCAGCCCGCAGTCGATCAGGAGGATCTTGCCCTCGGTCTCGATGGCGGCGCAGTTGCGTCCGATCTCCCCCAGTCCCCCGAGGAAGGTGATCGTGACCGGGGGTGCTGGGCTCATCGTCCCCCGACCCTACTGGGGGCGGGAGGGCGCTCCTAGACGAGCAGGCGCAGGTCGCGGGCGACGGCGCGCGCCGCCGCGGCGGTGCCCTCGGGGGCCGGCCCGAGGGGCAGCCGGCACTCGCCGATGGGCACACCCAGCTCGGCCATCATCACCTTGACGGCCTGGGAGAACACGCAGGTCTCGCTGTTCATGTAGGCGTAGCTGGGCAGGAGCCGGGCGTTGACGGCCCGGGCCCCGGCGGTGTCGCCGGCCTCGAAGGCGAAGAACATGTCGACCTGGAGCGCCGCGGTCCAGTGGCTGGCCACGCCCACGACGCCGACGGCGCCGTAGGCCAGGAAGGCGAGGGTGAGGGGCTCGTCCCCGCTGTAGACCTCGAACCCGGCCGGGGCGGCGGCGATCAGCCGGCCGGTCTCGGCCGGGTCGCCGCCCGCGTCCTTCAGGGCGACGATGGTGGGCACGTCGCGGGCCAGCCCGAGGATGGTGTCGGTGGCGATCTTGCGCCCGGTCCGGCCGGGGACGTCGTAGAGCATCACCGGCAGGTCCGACGCCGCGGCCACGGCCTCGAAGTGGGCGACCAGGCCGCTCTGCGGCGGCTTGTTGTAGTACGGCGTCACGGCGAGGACGGCGTCCACGCCGACCTCGGCCGCGGCCCGCGTGAGCTCCACGCTGTGGGCGGTGTCGTTGGTGGTCGTGCCGGCGACGAGGGGGACGTCGACGGCGGCGCGCACGGCCCGGAACAGCTCGATCCGCTCCTCGTCGCTGAGGACCGGGCTCTCGCCGGTGGTCCCGGCGACGACCAGGCCCTCGTTGCCGTGGTCGACCAGCCAGCGGGCCAGCTCACCGGCCGCCTTGGCGTCGAGCGAGCCGTCGGGGGCGAACGGCGTCGCCATCGCGGTCAGGACTCGTCCGAAGCGCGCCATCCCGGCGACCCTACCTCCCGACCTGGACGCGATCCCGCTCCCGTTCTGTCAATCCCCATGCGCCGTGGAGGCACATGGGGATTGACAGAAAGCGGACGGGTCAGGCCTTGGCGCCGGAGTTCACCTCGCCCTCGGCGAGGGCGAACATCTCGTACTCCTCGCCGGTGTCGGCCATGTCCTCGAACTGGATGACGCCGATCTCGCCGAAGCGCTCGCGCAGCCAGCCGTCGCCGGCGTCGAGCAGGCCCAGCTTCTTGCAGTTGGGGACGATCTTGGTGAAGAGCATCTGCTGGAAGAGCTGGCGGGCGGGCAGGTCCTTGATCACCGGGACGACCTCGGACGGCTTCATGCCCATCCGCTCCCACACCTCCTGCTGGAGGAAGCGGTCCCGCATGCGGAGGGCGGCCTCGAAGGCGAACTCCTGGCGCTCGCGCAGCTCGGCCGTGGTGAGCTCCTGGTAGTACTCCTTCAGCGTCAGCACCCCGAAGGCGACGTGGCGGGCCTCGTCGCTCATCACGTAGCGGAGCAGCTGCTTGAGCAGGGGCTCGGTGGTCATCTGGTGCATGAACCCGAAGGCGGCCAGGGCCAGGCCCTCGACCATGATCTGCATGCCCAGGTAGGTCATGTCCCAGCGGCTCTCCTCGACGATGTCGTCGAGG encodes the following:
- a CDS encoding CoA ester lyase codes for the protein MTNDAELRPRRSVLYMPGANERALEKAKGLPADAIIFDLEDAVAPDAKAEARDRVCAAVGSGEYGGRELTIRVNGLDTEWHTDDLAAAAAAGPAAVVVPKVGSVADVHAIEKGLESAGAPDHTAIWAMVETPAAMLGALDIASASERLTVLVMGTNDLAKELHAEHVPGRQPLLTGLGLCLLAARATGKVILDGVYNDIKDPEGFEAECVQGRQMGFDGKTLIHPSQLEPANRVWAPAEDAVADARELIATFEEGVAAGKGVVTHNGRMIENMHVDNARRLIALSEAIAALDT
- a CDS encoding CDP-alcohol phosphatidyltransferase family protein, with the protein product MKPRPEPILLDVDRYGPSALLTPANAVTIIRLLFSPALLVLVVREPSSWGAFAMWTVLAFTDGVDGHLARKHGTTRSGAFLDPLADKVLVLGALVALVAAGRFMWFPVVLIAIRELAISAYRTRLGRSGLAVPARPLAKVKTVVQEFAVAFALLPWTVDHPTLADATLWVAVGLTLFTGAQYLLDGRAAATTLGHNAKAAA
- a CDS encoding LLM class flavin-dependent oxidoreductase → MQNGLYLAPFAEMSEPAAVVEVARAAEAAGWDGLFLWDHVLRPVDEVTDIADVWITLAAVAAATERIRLGPMVTPPSRRRIGPLVRQTTTLDRLSGGRLIVGLGLGVDSGGELTRFGEVIDPRTRAAILDESAEVLAAAWAGEHVVHRGEHLTVDGVTFAPRPVQQPRIPLWFAARGSALRPVRRAARYDGLFLIEATVEDLERAQAEVRAVRGGLDGFAIAVSVSPLDDPALRDVPGVSWAMHSMAPVETLADLLEIATAGPP
- a CDS encoding alkaline phosphatase D family protein, whose product is MPRLVLGPILRSVEGARATVWVETDAACEVTVAAGEASGAARTTAVAGHHYALVVVDGLPPATATPYRVALDGAEAWPRSGIGVDGYPPSVIRTADATRPLRVVFGSCRLEAPLDGVWEHGPDDPEPGHGVDALEALAAEVAGTDVGEWPDLLALLGDQLYADLVVHDPPVHDGPDAPPPGSLADLADYVRVYHRTWGHPPVRWLLSTVPTAMIFDDHDVIDDWNLSARWLEDIDRQPWWDARITGGLVSYWVYQHWGNLTPSQLEDDVLALAVAAGDDATDLLGDQVDGWRLDRADPTTQRWSTTRDLVGTGSARLVLADTRNSRHLVEGERAVIDEVEMGWVADRCRVDRDGVDHLLLGSSLPWLLPVGVHHLERWGEALGAGRWGRPGRRFAERFRAGNDTEHWPSFGRSFDQLAALLRSVGSGEEGPAPATALVLSGDVHFSYLAPAEVEGSTAVVQLVSSPFRHGVAKGLRRKLQLASSRVGAWGARIVRLTAAPGRDPVRWSLTGGPWFGNGLATLVLDGRAATVTFARSRRTPGGRAFLDPVHEERLSS
- a CDS encoding DUF4395 domain-containing protein: MSVIGFPNPVDEVSARMVAGGVVVLSAAYVAMGWWPLLAVLAYGFVARVLTGPTLSPWGRLVTRVLRPRLPVEPRLTAGPPKRFAQGIGAALTVTAVAVLVVTGASVVPRLLVGAVTVAATLESVLGFCLGCRAFAGLMRLGLVPEAICEECADISGRLAARGA
- a CDS encoding DNA translocase FtsK gives rise to the protein MTATNRSPRPKGRGGSSRQPTRRSSGSSTTRKAPASRTRTTTKGRTTATSGRRRPPTPPTDTTLVKVARATSRATEGHRADLAGLVLILLAVLSGLGVYGGDTGGPVGRGADRLVGLLVGGARVLVPVALLVAGVLLIRGRTAPPPVPDPDTGEIPAAAHGPARRALGGVLLGVASLGLLHLAQGAPAIDGPGDDLVDAAGIVGALIGEPLQALVATSGALAVLVLLLVAGVVLVLDLTLRTAAQRAVAGVRPAASGGVRAFGSLFHLNREKGDVIPPVDDTGITAPQVSVPGDVVDLTEAGAADPDDPAIYDFEAEAGGGPAPRRRRKTKLPEPVEDPEQLAIDLGPGAEPSAWKLPPAKLLTRAGAQAVDRKAVEEVGHHLERALAEHGVETRLVGMTVGPTVTRYELELGPGVKVARVTSLHRDIAYAMATPDVRILAPIPGKQAIGIEIPNVKKQLVTVGDILASPEARAATHPLDVAVGRDIDGKAVMAGLAGMPHVLIAGATGAGKSSCINSLLTSILMRATPDQVRMILVDPKQVEMGQYNRLPHLLTEVVTDPKKAANALAWAVREMERRYDLLATVGFRDITGYNAAFDRGELQPETDLDPTYPRLPFILVVVDELADLMMVAARDVEESITRIAQKARAVGIHLVIATQRPSVNVITGLIKANVPSRWAFAVSSSTDSRVILDQQGAERLLGKGDMLLLGPSSSVPHRVQGSWVTEEEVRAVAGHWKRQSPEIVYDDSVLGTDSSTGSSGGGGSSSGGTDGDDDDLLAQATELVVRSQLGSTSMLQRKLKVGFARAGRIMDLLEERGVVGPSVGSKAREVLMTVEELDGGSGGDDDAPGSGPGPGPSAGPEGAPAEPPSA
- a CDS encoding VWA domain-containing protein → MDLGRGANTGLSGGPLEISVAGVQPGTVDLLVFQLGAEGAVRREEDLVFFNQPRSPEGAVELVGGDRVRVDLAAVPADVTTLAVAVALDDGVAHPLGQVAGLGATVTDGAATHTAPASGLGAERAALLVEVYRRGDGWKVRSVSAGWAEGLASLVTHFGVAVADDEPATPTAAAAPAPPPPAPPTDGPRSVPGEERVSLEKRQRLDLRKREVHKVLLEKGAATQRARVILVIDKTGSMKELYATKAIHRVVERMVPVAVQLDDDGALEAYLYARGHMRLPDLHVADLDTWADTHLHLKGIVGGVDYNAIGHGNDEIPIMTAVLDDIRPDDPTPTLVLFFTDGGFAKRAEIAELVRTASSRPAFWQFVGLGKAKYGVLERLDELEGRVVDNVGFFAVDDIDAVDDAELYRRLLGEFPDWLVAARAAGIVPR
- a CDS encoding ribonuclease J — encoded protein: MSPAPPVTITFLGGLGEIGRNCAAIETEGKILLIDCGLMFPDADMPGVDLVLPDFTWLRERGDKIVGCIVTHGHEDHHGGLSFLLRDLSFPIIGSALSLALARNRIEEAGLLDRTEMIVVGDRERRSFGPFDCEFIPVTHSVPHAFATAIGTPQGVILHSGDFKLDLTPVDGRLTDLSAIGAIAEDEGVRLLLADSTNADQHGHSRSETSVGKVLYDLFHAHEGRRIVTTCFASHIHRIQQVADAAIAFDRTVATLGMSMKKNVRLAREMGLLSIPDSHLRDIDEVGDMEPGKVCVISTGSQGEPMSALALMANQSSRFLKLDEHDTVILSSHPIPGNEMNVTKVIDGLMRLGVQVIHSGVEDVHATGHAKADELKTYHSIAKPQWFIPVHGEYRHMVAHAAIGRQMGVPDERVLLCEDGDQVTLTDQGLTRSGRVPAGYLYVDGLGIGDVSHGVLRDRKVLADEGVVVVIAGVDLDAATIVVGPEVITRGWVHAAEAEDLLDECRAVVAKELEQALVDDPTGGVEALARVVRRSTGRFVNARTRRKPMIVPVVMES